The Phormidium yuhuli AB48 DNA window AACTACCATTGAGGTTTTACGTCCCATCCAACAGACCTATACCCAGGTCATGGACGATAAAGGCTATCTTGAGTCGGTCCTGAAACAGGGTCGGGAACAAGCCGAATCCGTAGCCCAGGAGACCCTCAGCCGCGTCAAAACCGCTATGGGGTTCTCAAAACCCCTTTAGCCCGAATCTGCCGCCTTTAAGCCGTAGCTGCGGGTGTTCTCATGGTGGAATGCCCCCAAGGTTTGACCGTTGCCGTTTGCCTTTCTTAATCCCTATCCTATGTCCCGTCTTCGTCGCGCCATTCAAGCCGGAGAATTTCTGATCACCGCTGAAGTTGCCCCGCCCAAGGGAGGAGACCCCACCCATATGCTGAAAATGGCAACCTGTCTCAAACGGCGGGTTCATGCTGTTAATGTCACCGATGGTTCTCGGGCGGTGCTACGGATGTCCTCCTTAGCTGCCTCGGCGCTCCTCGTGCAATATGGCATTGAGCCCGTGTTTCAGGTGGCCTGCCGCGATCGCAACCGTATCGGCCTACAAGCGGACCTCATGGGCGCCTACGCTCTAGGAATTCGTAACGTTCTGGCCCTCACCGGAGACCCCGTCAAAGCCGGAGACCACCAACAGGCCAAAAGCGTCTTCGACCTAGAATCGGTGCGACTCCTGCAAACCCTGGAAAAAATGAATCAGGGTCTCGATTTCAACGATCGCCCCCTCTGTGACGGCAAACTCGACCTATTTGCCGGGGCGGCCGTGGACCCCCAATTAGCCAGTTGGTCAGGCTTACAGCGCCGCTTTGAACGAAAAATTGCCGCCGGGGCCCAGTTCTTCCAGAGTCAACTAATTTCTGACTTTGAGCGGTTAGACAAATTCATGAGTCAAATTGCCGCACAGTATGATAAACCAGTTTTAGCGGGTATTTTTCTCTTAAAGTCCGCCAAAAATGCCAAATTTATCAATAAATACGTC harbors:
- a CDS encoding methylenetetrahydrofolate reductase; protein product: MSRLRRAIQAGEFLITAEVAPPKGGDPTHMLKMATCLKRRVHAVNVTDGSRAVLRMSSLAASALLVQYGIEPVFQVACRDRNRIGLQADLMGAYALGIRNVLALTGDPVKAGDHQQAKSVFDLESVRLLQTLEKMNQGLDFNDRPLCDGKLDLFAGAAVDPQLASWSGLQRRFERKIAAGAQFFQSQLISDFERLDKFMSQIAAQYDKPVLAGIFLLKSAKNAKFINKYVPGVHIGEETIDRLDEAADPLREGMVIAAEQIRQAQQLCQGVHLMAIRTEHLIPEILDMAGIPPISPPASLAR